In the genome of Leptospira sanjuanensis, one region contains:
- a CDS encoding STAS domain-containing protein, whose translation MEATNNSKDELSVEIVSNSHVNHLLKPHITIVKTNGEVNIFSSKKLKDLFNLKIDEGARVLLLDLSATTHIDSSGLAVLISTQARLMKQLKGALIVYSIPNAISKIFELTRLDKLIILSIDLDEAMDKAMTF comes from the coding sequence ATGGAAGCAACCAACAATTCAAAAGATGAGTTATCCGTAGAGATCGTGTCCAATTCTCACGTAAATCACTTACTAAAACCGCATATTACGATCGTGAAAACGAACGGGGAAGTAAATATTTTCTCTTCTAAGAAACTCAAGGATCTATTCAATCTGAAAATCGACGAAGGAGCGAGGGTTCTACTTTTAGATCTTTCCGCGACGACGCATATCGATTCTTCCGGACTCGCGGTTCTGATCAGCACGCAAGCCAGATTGATGAAGCAGTTAAAAGGAGCATTGATCGTGTATTCGATCCCGAACGCGATCAGCAAAATTTTCGAATTAACAAGATTGGACAAATTGATTATATTGTCGATCGACTTGGACGAAGCAATGGACAAAGCGATGACGTTTTGA
- a CDS encoding LB_137 family protein, whose protein sequence is MRRIPIYVLLFTFITASLSAHRVILKSGEVLSGELKETEGASDHIILNTEDEDIKIFKKDVAEIFFEESGNHLCMRLKKQAETKCGLKLLKLNSSTVYYIDENNRYLRASFKDLESITIEAASTKVLEQFAKAGFSVLITSKDKKEVRAPIAEVNENSVLIQKESEPVPTEITRDEISTLHYKTAEEEKEISEESTSKEIRLIDYLIPGYYIRKQGYVKSGTTLMGLTAFLMAGSVYEFMAAKNSEGKTPVYIPQSNGSILWAEQANGEFEKHKQLNQLFLISLACTYLFNAVLLTFPVTFAFFFHDGAAAPAINPSPELNPIGKDQKIEMKININF, encoded by the coding sequence ATCGAGTGATTTTAAAATCCGGAGAAGTTCTTTCGGGAGAATTGAAAGAAACGGAAGGCGCTTCCGATCATATCATTCTCAATACCGAAGACGAAGACATTAAGATTTTCAAAAAGGACGTGGCCGAGATCTTTTTCGAAGAATCCGGAAATCATCTTTGTATGCGTTTGAAAAAACAGGCCGAAACGAAATGCGGTTTAAAACTTCTCAAACTCAATTCCAGCACGGTGTATTATATCGACGAAAACAACCGTTATCTCCGTGCGTCTTTCAAAGACTTGGAATCGATCACGATCGAAGCCGCTTCCACGAAGGTTTTGGAACAATTCGCGAAAGCCGGATTTTCCGTTTTAATTACGTCCAAAGATAAAAAAGAAGTTCGAGCGCCGATCGCGGAAGTGAACGAAAATTCGGTTCTCATTCAAAAAGAATCCGAACCCGTGCCGACCGAAATAACACGCGACGAAATCTCCACCCTTCATTACAAAACCGCGGAGGAGGAAAAAGAGATTTCGGAAGAAAGCACGAGCAAGGAAATCCGACTGATCGATTATCTGATTCCGGGTTATTACATTCGCAAACAGGGTTATGTCAAAAGCGGAACGACTTTGATGGGTTTGACGGCTTTTTTGATGGCCGGATCCGTCTATGAATTTATGGCTGCAAAGAACTCGGAAGGGAAAACCCCCGTTTATATTCCGCAAAGCAACGGATCGATTCTGTGGGCGGAACAAGCCAACGGAGAATTTGAAAAACACAAACAGCTGAATCAGCTTTTTTTAATTTCTTTGGCTTGCACGTATTTATTCAATGCGGTACTACTTACGTTTCCGGTGACGTTCGCCTTCTTTTTTCACGACGGAGCCGCGGCCCCCGCAATCAATCCGAGTCCGGAACTCAATCCGATCGGGAAAGATCAAAAAATCGAAATGAAAATCAATATTAATTTTTAG